A part of Streptomyces sp. DSM 40750 genomic DNA contains:
- a CDS encoding 2Fe-2S iron-sulfur cluster-binding protein: protein MTDDQHGEGTPQQGGQGGWERLPQGDYDDGATTFVQLPEGGIDALLAANSPLAAPGHGYVPPPIAANPANTAGTDPSAPGDWAMPAEGTQWHDPNAGQPQPPTQDGFTYNPSSTGQWTFEEPAAQEGAAPGHDVTGEWSIPVAGGDLPDESGEFSTSALVEQWGGTPPTTLPGGASAPWATEQIGTAWTAPPPDRTEEHDAPDRTAGENATGVTAEAPGEPSAAPAAAYADPAPESPGEAPEAAQEPAEPSEPVGEADGEPRGPEEPETASEAPETAAAAVADAEDDPALSDEPAPPPHDDHPLASYVLRVNGTDRPVSDAWIGESLLYVLRERLGLAGAKDGCSQGECGACNVQVDGRLVASCLVPAVTAAGSEVRTVEGLAADGQPSDVQRALAECGAVQCGFCVPGMAMTVHDLLEGNPAPTDLETRQALCGNLCRCSGYRGVLAAVREVVAGREAHTAAGNEAGADADEARIPHQAGPGAGGVNPAAYDSQGAPPPEPHDPDRSYGGQGMSFTGQDDTYGGQDRSFGGQRDTYGGQGDTYGGQGQSFGGQGDTYGGQGQSFGGQGDTYGGQGQSFGGQGDTYGGQGQSFGGQGDTYGGQGQSFGGQDDSYGGQDRSFGGQDDSYGGQGRSFGQDGGQA from the coding sequence GTGACCGACGACCAGCACGGAGAGGGCACCCCGCAGCAGGGGGGCCAGGGCGGCTGGGAGCGGCTGCCGCAGGGCGACTACGACGACGGCGCCACCACCTTCGTTCAGCTCCCCGAGGGGGGCATCGACGCGCTCCTCGCCGCCAACAGCCCGCTCGCCGCGCCCGGCCACGGCTATGTGCCGCCGCCCATAGCGGCCAACCCGGCCAACACCGCCGGAACCGATCCGTCCGCCCCGGGCGACTGGGCGATGCCGGCCGAGGGCACCCAGTGGCACGACCCGAACGCCGGGCAGCCGCAGCCCCCGACGCAGGACGGGTTCACGTACAACCCCAGCTCGACCGGGCAGTGGACGTTCGAGGAGCCGGCCGCACAGGAAGGCGCCGCTCCCGGTCACGACGTGACCGGCGAGTGGTCGATTCCGGTCGCCGGGGGTGATCTTCCGGACGAATCCGGTGAGTTCAGCACCTCGGCCCTCGTCGAGCAGTGGGGCGGTACCCCGCCGACCACCCTCCCCGGCGGCGCCTCCGCGCCCTGGGCGACCGAGCAGATCGGCACGGCCTGGACCGCGCCGCCGCCGGACCGGACCGAGGAGCACGACGCTCCCGACCGTACGGCCGGGGAGAACGCGACCGGCGTGACCGCTGAGGCCCCTGGAGAGCCCTCCGCGGCTCCTGCGGCCGCGTACGCCGATCCGGCCCCCGAGAGCCCCGGGGAGGCCCCTGAGGCCGCCCAGGAGCCCGCTGAGCCGTCCGAGCCGGTCGGGGAGGCCGACGGGGAGCCCCGGGGGCCGGAGGAACCGGAGACGGCCTCCGAGGCGCCCGAGACCGCCGCGGCTGCCGTGGCCGACGCCGAGGATGACCCGGCCCTCTCCGACGAGCCCGCCCCACCCCCGCACGACGACCACCCCCTCGCCTCGTACGTCCTGCGCGTCAACGGCACCGACCGGCCCGTCAGCGACGCCTGGATCGGCGAGTCGCTGCTCTACGTGCTGCGTGAGCGGCTCGGTCTCGCGGGCGCCAAGGACGGCTGCTCGCAGGGCGAGTGCGGCGCCTGCAACGTGCAGGTCGACGGCCGGCTCGTGGCGTCCTGTCTGGTCCCCGCCGTCACCGCCGCCGGCAGCGAGGTGCGCACCGTCGAGGGCCTCGCCGCCGACGGACAGCCCTCGGACGTGCAGCGGGCCCTCGCCGAGTGCGGTGCCGTGCAGTGCGGTTTCTGCGTCCCCGGCATGGCGATGACCGTCCACGACCTCCTCGAGGGCAACCCCGCCCCCACCGACCTGGAGACCCGCCAGGCACTCTGCGGCAACCTCTGCCGCTGCTCCGGCTACCGGGGCGTCCTGGCGGCCGTCCGCGAGGTCGTCGCCGGACGGGAGGCGCACACCGCCGCCGGGAACGAAGCCGGCGCGGACGCCGACGAGGCACGCATCCCGCACCAGGCGGGCCCCGGCGCGGGCGGCGTCAACCCGGCGGCGTACGACTCCCAGGGAGCACCCCCACCGGAACCGCATGACCCCGACCGGTCGTACGGCGGCCAGGGCATGTCGTTCACCGGCCAGGACGACACGTACGGCGGCCAGGACCGGTCCTTCGGCGGTCAGCGCGACACGTACGGGGGCCAGGGCGACACGTACGGGGGTCAGGGCCAGTCCTTCGGCGGCCAGGGGGACACCTACGGCGGTCAGGGCCAGTCCTTCGGCGGCCAGGGCGACACGTACGGCGGTCAGGGCCAGTCCTTCGGCGGTCAGGGCGACACGTACGGCGGTCAGGGCCAGTCCTTCGGCGGCCAGGGCGACACGTACGGCGGTCAGGGCCAGTCCTTCGGCGGTCAGGACGACTCGTACGGCGGCCAGGACCGGTCCTTCGGTGGCCAGGACGATTCGTACGGCGGTCAGGGTCGATCGTTCGGCCAGGACGGAGGCCAGGCGTGA
- a CDS encoding FAD binding domain-containing protein: MTTHAPQAAQAVTLPGSLDEAVAALAAMPWAVPVAGGTDLMAAVNSGQLRPAALVGLGKISEIRGWQYQDGHALLGAGLTHARMGRPDFAALIPALAAAARAAGPPQIRNAGTLGGNIATAAPTGDALPVLAALEATLIIAGPGGARREMPVSHLLAGMEMLRPGELIGFVRVPLLHAPQVFLKATGRTGPGRAVASVALVLDPARRGVRCAVGAIAPMPLRPLDAEAWVGQLIDWDGERTLVPEALQAFGEYVAAACIPDPAPEVDGSVPPLPPAVLHLRRTVAALARRALGRALS; the protein is encoded by the coding sequence TTGACCACGCACGCACCGCAGGCGGCGCAGGCCGTGACCCTGCCCGGCTCGCTGGACGAGGCCGTGGCGGCCCTCGCCGCCATGCCCTGGGCGGTTCCGGTGGCGGGCGGCACGGACCTCATGGCCGCGGTCAACTCCGGTCAGCTCAGGCCCGCCGCGCTGGTCGGGCTCGGCAAGATCAGCGAGATCCGCGGCTGGCAGTACCAGGACGGACACGCTCTGCTCGGCGCCGGACTGACGCACGCACGGATGGGGCGCCCGGATTTCGCGGCGCTCATTCCGGCGCTCGCCGCAGCCGCGCGCGCCGCCGGACCACCGCAGATCCGCAACGCGGGCACCCTCGGCGGCAACATCGCGACGGCCGCCCCCACGGGGGACGCGCTGCCGGTGCTGGCCGCCCTGGAGGCCACGCTGATCATCGCGGGCCCGGGTGGGGCCCGCCGTGAGATGCCCGTGTCGCATCTGCTGGCCGGCATGGAGATGCTGCGCCCCGGTGAACTCATCGGGTTCGTGCGCGTGCCGTTGCTGCACGCGCCCCAGGTCTTCCTGAAGGCCACCGGCCGCACCGGCCCCGGCCGCGCGGTCGCCTCCGTCGCCCTCGTCCTCGACCCCGCCCGGCGCGGGGTGCGGTGCGCCGTCGGTGCCATAGCGCCGATGCCGCTGCGGCCCCTGGACGCCGAGGCGTGGGTCGGCCAGCTGATCGACTGGGACGGCGAGCGCACCCTCGTCCCCGAGGCGCTGCAGGCCTTCGGCGAGTACGTCGCCGCCGCCTGCATCCCCGACCCCGCCCCCGAGGTCGACGGCTCCGTACCACCGCTTCCGCCCGCCGTACTGCACCTGCGGCGCACCGTCGCCGCGCTGGCCCGACGAGCACTGGGGAGGGCACTGTCGTGA
- a CDS encoding beta-N-acetylhexosaminidase: MTNDVTDPVGWELIPAPGSISWNRPGYGRLDEETRLEAGPGTEGVARWLRATVGSATGYPFPEGGDFAYRLALGIDPELPAEGYRVVIEGADHLIQGGSAAGVFWGAQTFRQLLGPDAFRRAPLDPAKDWDLPEITVEDAPRFAWRGLMLDVARHFMPTDGVLRYLDLMAAHKLNVLHFHLTDDQGWRIEIERHPRLTEVGSWRARTKFGHRASPLWEEKPHGGYYTKDDIREIVAYAAQRHITVVPEIDIPGHSQAAIAAYPELGNTDVIDTTSLSVWDTWGINKNVLAPTDNTLRFYEGVFEEVLELFPSPFVHIGGDECAKDQWRESATAQARIRELGLADEDALQSWFVRHFGNWLTARGRRLIGWDEILEGGLAPGAAVSSWRGYAGGITAARAGHDVVMCPEQQVYLDHRQDGGPDEPVPIGYVRTLEDVFRFEPVPPELTPDEARHVLGTQANVWTEAMEDPARVDYQTFPRLAAFAEVAWSRLPEPAERDFGDFERRMTAHYPRLDALGVGYRPPSGPRPWQRRPGVLGRPIEGAPPNV, encoded by the coding sequence ATGACGAATGACGTGACTGATCCAGTGGGATGGGAACTGATTCCGGCGCCCGGGAGCATCTCCTGGAACCGGCCCGGCTACGGGCGCCTGGACGAGGAGACGCGGCTGGAGGCGGGGCCCGGCACCGAGGGCGTCGCGCGCTGGCTGCGGGCGACGGTCGGCTCGGCGACCGGCTATCCGTTCCCGGAGGGCGGCGACTTCGCGTACCGCCTGGCGCTCGGCATCGACCCCGAGCTGCCCGCGGAGGGCTACCGCGTCGTCATCGAGGGCGCCGACCACCTGATCCAGGGCGGCAGCGCGGCCGGCGTCTTCTGGGGCGCGCAGACCTTCCGTCAGCTGCTCGGCCCCGACGCCTTCCGCCGGGCCCCGCTGGATCCCGCCAAGGACTGGGACCTCCCCGAGATCACCGTCGAGGACGCCCCCCGCTTCGCCTGGCGCGGCCTCATGCTCGACGTCGCCCGCCACTTCATGCCCACGGACGGAGTCCTGCGCTACCTGGACCTGATGGCCGCGCACAAACTCAACGTCCTCCACTTCCACTTGACGGACGACCAGGGCTGGCGCATCGAGATCGAGCGCCATCCGCGGCTGACGGAGGTCGGCTCCTGGCGGGCGCGTACGAAATTCGGCCATCGCGCGTCACCCCTCTGGGAGGAGAAGCCCCACGGGGGTTACTACACGAAGGACGACATCCGCGAGATCGTCGCCTACGCGGCCCAGCGGCATATCACCGTGGTCCCCGAGATCGACATCCCTGGACACAGCCAGGCCGCCATCGCCGCGTATCCGGAACTGGGCAACACCGATGTCATCGACACGACCTCCCTCTCCGTCTGGGACACCTGGGGCATCAACAAAAACGTACTCGCCCCCACCGACAACACCCTGCGCTTCTACGAGGGGGTGTTCGAGGAAGTCCTGGAGCTCTTCCCCTCGCCCTTCGTGCACATCGGCGGCGACGAGTGCGCCAAGGACCAGTGGAGGGAGTCGGCCACCGCGCAGGCCCGCATCCGGGAGCTGGGGCTCGCGGACGAGGACGCGCTGCAGTCGTGGTTCGTCCGGCACTTCGGCAACTGGCTCACCGCGCGCGGGCGTCGCCTGATCGGATGGGACGAGATCCTGGAGGGCGGCCTCGCGCCGGGCGCCGCCGTGTCGTCCTGGCGGGGCTACGCGGGCGGCATCACGGCGGCACGCGCGGGCCACGACGTGGTCATGTGCCCCGAGCAGCAGGTGTATCTGGACCACCGCCAGGACGGCGGCCCCGACGAGCCGGTGCCCATCGGCTACGTACGCACCCTGGAGGACGTCTTCCGGTTCGAGCCGGTGCCACCGGAGTTGACGCCCGATGAGGCACGGCACGTGCTGGGCACCCAGGCCAATGTGTGGACCGAGGCGATGGAGGATCCCGCGCGCGTGGACTACCAGACGTTCCCGCGCCTGGCGGCCTTCGCCGAAGTGGCCTGGAGCCGCCTGCCGGAACCCGCCGAGCGGGACTTCGGGGACTTCGAGCGCCGGATGACGGCCCACTACCCGCGACTTGACGCCCTGGGGGTCGGTTATCGGCCGCCTTCGGGCCCACGTCCGTGGCAGCGGCGACCCGGTGTGCTCGGACGTCCGATCGAGGGGGCGCCCCCGAACGTGTGA
- a CDS encoding carbohydrate ABC transporter permease, translating into MNSSGFIRRPWRLAAEASALVIAAAVAFPLYWMVLSAFKPAGEIESSEPRPWTLAPTLDSFRRVFGQQEFGRYFVNSLVVACTVVVVSALIAFLAATAVTRFRFRFRTTLLIMFLVAQMVPVEALTIPLFFQMRDFGQLNTLGSLILPHIAFSLPFAIWMLRGFVKAVPEALEEAAYLDGASRSRFLWQILFPLVFPGLVATSVFSFISAWNDFLFAKSFIISDTSQSTLPMALLVFYKPEEPDWGGVMAASTVMTIPVLIFFVLVQRRLVSGLGGAVKD; encoded by the coding sequence GTGAATTCGTCCGGTTTCATACGACGGCCCTGGCGGCTCGCCGCGGAGGCATCCGCCCTGGTCATCGCGGCCGCGGTGGCGTTCCCCCTTTACTGGATGGTGCTCAGCGCCTTCAAACCGGCGGGTGAGATCGAGTCCAGCGAGCCAAGGCCGTGGACCCTCGCGCCGACCCTGGATTCCTTCCGCCGCGTCTTCGGACAGCAGGAATTCGGCCGCTACTTCGTCAACAGCCTTGTCGTCGCCTGCACGGTGGTGGTGGTCTCCGCGCTGATCGCGTTTCTCGCGGCGACAGCGGTCACCCGATTCCGCTTCCGTTTCCGCACCACCCTGCTGATCATGTTCCTGGTGGCCCAGATGGTGCCCGTGGAGGCGCTGACCATCCCGCTCTTCTTCCAGATGCGGGACTTCGGCCAACTCAACACCCTGGGTTCGCTGATCCTGCCCCACATCGCCTTCTCGCTGCCGTTCGCGATCTGGATGCTGCGCGGCTTTGTGAAGGCCGTACCGGAGGCGCTGGAGGAGGCGGCCTACCTCGACGGGGCGAGCCGTTCCCGATTCCTCTGGCAGATCCTTTTCCCCCTCGTCTTCCCGGGGTTGGTGGCCACCAGCGTCTTCTCCTTCATCTCGGCCTGGAACGACTTCCTGTTCGCCAAGTCGTTCATCATCAGTGACACGTCACAGTCGACCCTGCCGATGGCCCTCCTGGTGTTCTACAAGCCGGAAGAGCCGGACTGGGGCGGGGTGATGGCGGCGTCCACGGTGATGACCATTCCGGTGCTGATCTTCTTCGTACTCGTACAGCGACGGCTGGTCTCCGGACTGGGCGGAGCGGTCAAGGACTGA
- a CDS encoding carbohydrate ABC transporter permease → MRAVRGRSRSSPRPYRGGGARRSQGAADWTPWLYLLPALVVLGGLLVYPVYQLGLISLLEYTQAQVSGGEPTSFQGFGNYAELFGDAEFWRVLLATVVFAAACVVSTLAVGCALAVLLTRVRALPRLALMLAALGAWATPAITGSTVWLLLFDPDFGPVNRILGLGDHSWTYERYSAFLLVLLEVVWCSFPFVMVTVYAGIRAVPSEVLEAAALDGASQWRIWRSVLAPMLRPILVVVTIQSVIWDFKVFTQIYVMTNGGGIARQNLVLNVYAYQKAFASSQYSLGSAIGVVMLVILLAITLVYLRLLRRQGEEL, encoded by the coding sequence GTGCGGGCCGTTCGTGGCCGGTCGCGCAGCTCCCCGCGCCCCTACCGGGGTGGGGGCGCACGACGCTCCCAGGGCGCCGCTGACTGGACTCCCTGGCTCTATCTCCTCCCCGCGCTCGTCGTTCTCGGCGGGCTGCTCGTCTATCCCGTCTACCAGCTCGGCTTGATCTCGCTGTTGGAGTACACCCAGGCCCAGGTCAGCGGGGGGGAGCCGACCAGTTTTCAGGGGTTCGGGAACTACGCGGAGCTGTTCGGGGACGCCGAGTTCTGGCGGGTCCTGCTGGCCACCGTCGTCTTCGCGGCGGCCTGCGTGGTCTCCACGCTCGCCGTCGGCTGCGCACTCGCCGTCCTGCTGACCCGAGTACGGGCCCTGCCCCGCCTCGCCCTGATGCTGGCCGCGCTCGGCGCCTGGGCGACCCCCGCGATCACCGGCTCCACGGTCTGGCTGCTCCTCTTCGACCCCGACTTCGGCCCGGTCAACCGGATCCTGGGCCTCGGCGACCACTCCTGGACGTACGAGCGGTACAGCGCCTTCCTCCTCGTCCTGCTCGAAGTGGTCTGGTGTTCCTTCCCGTTCGTGATGGTGACCGTCTACGCCGGCATCCGCGCCGTACCGTCCGAGGTCCTGGAGGCCGCGGCCCTGGACGGCGCCTCGCAGTGGCGGATCTGGCGGTCGGTCCTCGCGCCGATGCTCCGCCCGATCCTCGTCGTCGTCACCATTCAGTCGGTCATCTGGGACTTCAAGGTCTTCACCCAGATCTATGTGATGACCAACGGCGGCGGTATCGCCCGGCAGAACCTCGTACTGAACGTGTACGCCTACCAGAAGGCCTTCGCGTCCTCCCAGTACAGCCTCGGCTCGGCGATCGGCGTGGTGATGCTGGTGATTCTGCTGGCGATCACCCTGGTGTATTTGCGACTGCTGCGCAGGCAAGGGGAGGAGCTGTGA
- a CDS encoding extracellular solute-binding protein has protein sequence MKLAARLAVPVAALALAGLTACAPQTSDNSSSGEDETTGTLRVWLFQEVSNEPKQKVVDKVVSAFEKAHDGAKVKVEYIPVETRAQRIKAAFNDPKSAPDLIEYGNTDTAGYVKDGGLADVTTEFNDWSESKDSDPTAKTSVTVDGKIYGAPFFVGVRALYYRTDVFKELGLEAPKSLDELAGTARQIRAAKPDLYGLVVGGAYTYGAMPFVWANGGEIAEGKGGSYASSIDSPAAQKGIEAYTSLFGDDNCPAAKCASMGGNDTVTAFAAGKAGMAIGGDFSHAAVEAGKVKGKYAVVPLPGVKSGSVAPAFAGGNNVGVLKSTTHRTLAVDLMKRLASKETQGELFDAMGFLPTYTDVRAAAAKEEPFIEPFVKTLSSGTKFVPASPAWAQIDASLVLPTMFQEVVSGKKDVAEASKDAATQMNDAFSSAG, from the coding sequence ATGAAGCTCGCCGCCAGACTCGCCGTGCCCGTAGCGGCCCTAGCCCTCGCAGGGCTGACCGCCTGTGCTCCGCAGACCTCCGACAACTCGTCCTCCGGGGAGGACGAGACGACCGGCACCCTCCGGGTCTGGCTCTTCCAGGAGGTGAGCAACGAGCCGAAGCAGAAGGTCGTCGACAAGGTGGTCTCGGCCTTCGAGAAGGCGCACGACGGCGCGAAGGTGAAGGTCGAGTACATCCCCGTCGAGACCCGCGCCCAGCGCATCAAGGCCGCCTTCAACGACCCGAAGAGCGCCCCGGACCTCATCGAGTACGGCAACACCGACACGGCCGGTTATGTGAAGGACGGCGGACTCGCCGACGTCACCACGGAGTTCAACGACTGGTCCGAGTCGAAGGACTCCGACCCGACCGCCAAGACGTCCGTGACCGTCGACGGCAAGATCTACGGGGCGCCCTTCTTCGTGGGCGTGCGCGCGCTGTACTACCGCACCGACGTCTTCAAGGAGCTCGGCCTCGAAGCCCCGAAGTCCCTCGACGAGTTGGCCGGCACCGCCAGGCAGATCCGCGCGGCCAAGCCCGACCTGTACGGCCTCGTCGTCGGCGGCGCCTACACCTACGGCGCGATGCCCTTCGTCTGGGCCAACGGCGGCGAGATAGCCGAGGGCAAGGGCGGCTCGTACGCCTCGTCCATCGACAGCCCGGCCGCCCAGAAGGGCATCGAGGCGTACACCTCGCTCTTCGGTGACGACAACTGCCCCGCCGCCAAGTGCGCGAGCATGGGCGGCAACGACACGGTCACCGCCTTCGCCGCCGGCAAGGCGGGCATGGCGATCGGCGGCGACTTCAGCCACGCGGCCGTCGAGGCCGGCAAGGTCAAGGGCAAGTACGCGGTCGTACCGCTGCCGGGTGTGAAGTCCGGCTCGGTGGCGCCGGCGTTCGCGGGCGGCAACAACGTAGGTGTCCTGAAGAGCACCACGCACCGCACCCTCGCCGTCGACCTGATGAAGCGGTTGGCGTCCAAGGAGACCCAGGGCGAACTCTTCGACGCGATGGGCTTCCTGCCGACGTACACCGACGTACGGGCCGCGGCGGCCAAGGAGGAGCCGTTCATCGAGCCCTTCGTCAAGACGCTGTCCTCCGGCACGAAGTTCGTGCCGGCCTCGCCGGCCTGGGCGCAGATCGACGCGTCGCTCGTCCTGCCGACGATGTTCCAGGAGGTCGTCAGCGGCAAGAAGGACGTGGCTGAGGCGTCGAAGGACGCGGCGACGCAGATGAACGACGCGTTCAGCTCCGCGGGGTGA
- a CDS encoding DUF3039 domain-containing protein yields the protein MSTLEPERGTGTGTLVEPTPQTSHGDGDHERFAHYVQKDKIMASALDGTPVVALCGKVWVPGRDPKKYPVCPMCKEIFESLGAGGGDQGGKGDGKK from the coding sequence ATGAGCACTCTTGAGCCCGAGCGCGGTACTGGTACGGGGACCCTCGTCGAACCGACGCCGCAGACGTCGCACGGCGATGGTGACCACGAGCGCTTCGCCCACTATGTCCAGAAGGACAAGATCATGGCGAGCGCCCTCGACGGCACGCCCGTCGTGGCGTTGTGCGGCAAGGTGTGGGTCCCGGGCCGTGACCCGAAGAAGTACCCCGTGTGCCCCATGTGCAAGGAGATCTTCGAGTCCCTCGGCGCCGGCGGCGGCGACCAGGGCGGCAAGGGCGACGGCAAGAAGTAG
- a CDS encoding YqgE/AlgH family protein, giving the protein MTEVSSLTGRLLVATPALADPNFDRAVVLLLDHDEEGSLGVVLNRPTPVDVRDILEGWAELAGEPGVVFQGGPVQLDSALGVAVIPGGGSVDRAPLGWKRVHGAIGLVDLEAPPELLASALGSLRIFAGYAGWGPGQLEDELVEGAWYVVESEPGDVSSPCPERLWREVLRRQRNELAMVATYPDDPSLN; this is encoded by the coding sequence ATGACCGAGGTGTCCTCGCTCACAGGGCGGCTGCTCGTGGCCACGCCCGCCCTGGCGGACCCGAACTTCGACCGCGCGGTGGTGCTGCTCCTCGACCACGACGAGGAGGGCTCGCTCGGTGTGGTCCTCAATCGCCCGACCCCGGTGGATGTCCGCGACATCCTGGAGGGCTGGGCGGAACTCGCCGGTGAACCCGGTGTCGTCTTCCAGGGCGGCCCGGTGCAGCTCGACTCGGCGCTCGGGGTCGCGGTGATACCCGGCGGCGGCTCCGTCGACCGGGCGCCGCTCGGCTGGAAGCGCGTCCACGGCGCGATCGGCCTCGTCGACCTGGAGGCCCCGCCGGAGCTGCTGGCCTCCGCGCTCGGCTCGCTGCGCATCTTCGCCGGATACGCGGGCTGGGGGCCCGGCCAGTTGGAGGACGAACTGGTGGAGGGGGCCTGGTACGTCGTCGAGTCCGAACCCGGCGACGTCTCCTCGCCCTGCCCGGAGAGACTCTGGCGCGAGGTCCTGCGCCGCCAGCGCAACGAACTCGCGATGGTGGCCACGTACCCGGACGACCCTTCGCTCAACTGA
- the murA gene encoding UDP-N-acetylglucosamine 1-carboxyvinyltransferase produces MTVNGSDDVLLVHGGTPLSGEIRVRGAKNLVPKAMVAALLGSGPSRLRNVPDIRDVRVVRGLLQLHGVTVRPGDEPGELVMDPTNVESANVADIDAHAGSSRIPILFCGPLLHRLGHAFIPGLGGCDIGGRPIDFHFEVLRQFGAKIEKREDGQYLEAPRRLRGTKIQLPYPSVGATEQVLLTAVLAEGVTELANAAIEPEIEDLICVLQKMGAIIAMDTDRTIRITGVDSLGGYNHKALPDRLEAASWASAALATEGDIYVRGAQQRSMMTFLNTYRKVGGAFEIDDEGIRFWHPGGQLKSIALETDVHPGFQTDWQQPLVVALTQATGLSIVHETVYESRLGFTSALNQMGAHIQLYRECLGGSHCRFGQRNFLHSAVVSGPTRLQGSDLVIPDLRGGFSYLIAALAAQGTSRVHGIELINRGYENFMEKLMELGAKVELPGKALG; encoded by the coding sequence ATGACCGTCAACGGCTCTGACGACGTACTGCTTGTACACGGCGGCACCCCGCTCAGTGGCGAGATCCGTGTCCGCGGTGCGAAGAACCTCGTACCCAAGGCCATGGTCGCCGCGCTGCTCGGCAGCGGTCCGAGCCGGCTGCGCAACGTCCCCGACATCCGCGATGTGCGGGTCGTGCGCGGACTGCTGCAACTGCACGGCGTAACGGTCCGCCCGGGTGACGAGCCGGGCGAGCTGGTGATGGACCCGACGAACGTGGAGAGCGCGAACGTCGCCGACATCGACGCCCACGCCGGTTCGTCGCGCATCCCGATCCTGTTCTGCGGTCCGCTGCTGCACCGGCTCGGCCACGCCTTCATCCCCGGTCTCGGCGGCTGCGACATCGGCGGACGACCGATCGACTTCCACTTCGAGGTGCTGCGGCAGTTCGGCGCGAAGATCGAGAAGCGGGAGGACGGGCAGTATCTGGAGGCGCCGCGGCGGCTTCGGGGTACCAAGATCCAGCTGCCGTACCCGTCCGTGGGCGCGACGGAGCAGGTGCTGCTGACCGCCGTCCTCGCGGAGGGTGTGACGGAACTCGCGAACGCGGCGATAGAGCCGGAGATCGAGGACCTCATCTGCGTCCTGCAGAAAATGGGCGCCATCATCGCGATGGACACCGACCGCACGATCCGCATCACCGGTGTGGACTCGCTCGGCGGCTACAACCACAAGGCCCTCCCGGACCGCCTGGAGGCCGCCTCCTGGGCTTCCGCCGCGCTGGCGACCGAAGGCGACATCTACGTCCGGGGCGCCCAGCAGCGCTCGATGATGACGTTCCTGAACACCTACCGGAAGGTGGGTGGCGCGTTCGAGATCGACGACGAGGGCATCCGCTTCTGGCACCCGGGCGGGCAGCTGAAGTCGATCGCCCTGGAGACGGACGTCCACCCCGGCTTCCAGACCGACTGGCAGCAGCCCCTGGTCGTCGCCCTGACCCAGGCCACGGGCCTCTCGATCGTCCACGAGACGGTCTACGAGTCCCGGCTGGGCTTCACCTCCGCGCTGAACCAGATGGGCGCGCACATCCAGCTCTACCGCGAGTGCCTCGGCGGCTCGCACTGCCGGTTCGGCCAGCGCAACTTCCTGCACTCCGCCGTCGTCTCCGGCCCCACCCGCCTGCAGGGCTCCGACCTGGTGATCCCCGACCTCCGCGGCGGCTTCTCGTACCTCATCGCGGCCCTCGCCGCCCAGGGCACCTCCCGTGTCCACGGCATCGAACTCATCAACCGCGGCTACGAGAACTTCATGGAGAAGCTCATGGAGCTCGGCGCGAAGGTGGAGCTGCCGGGCAAGGCACTCGGCTGA
- a CDS encoding HU family DNA-binding protein, with translation MNRSELVAALADRAEVTRKDADAVLAAFAEVVGDIVAKGDEKVTIPGFLTFERTHRAARTARNPQTGDPIQIPAGYSVKVSAGSKLKEAAKGK, from the coding sequence ATGAACCGCAGTGAGCTGGTGGCCGCACTGGCCGACCGCGCCGAGGTGACCCGTAAGGACGCCGACGCCGTGCTGGCCGCGTTCGCCGAGGTCGTCGGCGACATCGTCGCCAAGGGCGACGAGAAGGTCACCATCCCCGGCTTCCTGACCTTCGAGCGCACCCACCGTGCCGCTCGCACCGCGCGCAACCCGCAGACCGGCGACCCGATCCAGATCCCGGCCGGCTACAGCGTGAAGGTCTCCGCGGGCAGCAAGCTCAAGGAAGCGGCCAAGGGTAAGTGA